A region from the Microcoleus sp. FACHB-672 genome encodes:
- a CDS encoding DUF305 domain-containing protein, which yields MNKKVKNYTVIGFLAPLVIAVGLSSCNTEASQDNLTPAPTATATPVVSSKAEAKTQIDQKFIELMIPHHQGAVEMAEMALTKAKRPEIKKLAESIIQDQKREIQQMQDWYKQWYGKEIAASSSIDHSAHQGMMSMDMMGMDMQALKNAADFDKEFIKQMIPHHQSALMMAEMVLDTAENAEIRNLAKSIIESQNAEIKQMQQWQQAWK from the coding sequence ATGAACAAGAAAGTCAAAAATTATACGGTTATTGGATTCTTAGCACCTCTAGTAATCGCTGTAGGATTAAGCAGTTGCAACACTGAAGCAAGTCAAGACAATTTGACGCCGGCACCCACGGCAACTGCAACACCTGTCGTTTCTTCTAAAGCCGAAGCAAAAACTCAGATCGATCAAAAATTTATCGAACTGATGATTCCCCACCATCAAGGGGCAGTAGAAATGGCAGAAATGGCTTTAACTAAAGCTAAACGACCTGAAATTAAAAAACTGGCTGAATCAATCATTCAAGATCAAAAACGAGAAATTCAGCAAATGCAGGACTGGTATAAACAGTGGTACGGCAAAGAAATTGCTGCTTCCTCCTCAATAGATCATTCTGCACATCAAGGGATGATGAGCATGGATATGATGGGAATGGATATGCAAGCGCTGAAAAATGCGGCAGACTTTGATAAGGAGTTTATTAAGCAAATGATTCCCCACCATCAAAGCGCTCTCATGATGGCCGAGATGGTTCTTGACACTGCCGAAAATGCCGAAATTCGTAATTTGGCAAAATCAATTATCGAAAGTCAAAATGCAGAAATCAAGCAGATGCAACAATGGCAGCAAGCTTGGAAGTAA
- a CDS encoding WD40 repeat domain-containing protein, with amino-acid sequence MSDSILNKAITANQSVSVPSHPSLELPHGHLFQLPKAILKALTHENLSLEMLPVEQQPPHLLSRPGAMQLQTWKCLHTLADHSKEVFSVAFSPDGRTLASSSDDTTIKIWDLEIAQLKNTLTLHSESVRSVIFNPVHAASLVSGSDECDIKILNLETEKLNSTLRGHSHWVSSVAFSPDGKTLASASFDNTIKIWDGEKRKQISTLKGHLEPVFSVAFSPDGKILASGSRDNTIKIWDLKRKKLLYTLTGHSASVFSVAFSPDGKTLISGSRDCRIKIWNLENQNLIGTLEGHTNWVWSVAVSPDGETLASASSDQTIKLWDLNSQTLINTLTDHCDEVLCVAFSPDGETLASGSRDTTIKIWGSVTEPTH; translated from the coding sequence ATGAGCGACTCCATACTCAATAAAGCCATCACCGCCAATCAGTCTGTATCTGTTCCTTCCCACCCTTCCTTAGAATTGCCCCACGGGCACCTCTTTCAACTGCCTAAGGCGATTCTCAAAGCCCTAACTCATGAAAACTTGTCCTTAGAAATGCTGCCGGTAGAACAGCAGCCGCCACATTTGCTGAGCCGGCCCGGTGCAATGCAACTGCAAACATGGAAATGCTTACACACACTCGCTGACCATTCTAAAGAAGTGTTTTCGGTCGCTTTTAGCCCAGATGGAAGGACTTTAGCTAGTAGCAGTGATGACACGACGATTAAAATTTGGGATCTGGAGATCGCTCAACTAAAAAATACCCTGACACTACATTCCGAATCAGTTCGGTCTGTCATCTTTAACCCCGTTCATGCAGCATCGCTCGTCAGTGGCAGCGATGAGTGTGACATTAAGATTTTGAATCTTGAGACAGAGAAGCTTAACAGTACCTTAAGAGGGCATTCTCATTGGGTTTCCTCTGTTGCTTTTAGTCCGGATGGCAAGACGTTAGCGAGTGCCAGTTTCGACAACACGATTAAGATTTGGGATGGGGAAAAAAGGAAACAAATTAGTACCCTGAAAGGCCATTTAGAACCCGTTTTTTCGGTTGCTTTTAGCCCAGATGGCAAGATTTTAGCCAGTGGCAGCCGTGATAACACCATTAAGATTTGGGATCTGAAAAGAAAAAAACTACTCTACACCCTTACCGGCCATTCAGCTTCAGTTTTTTCAGTCGCTTTTAGCCCTGATGGAAAGACTTTAATCAGTGGCAGCCGTGACTGTAGGATTAAAATTTGGAATCTGGAAAACCAGAATTTGATCGGCACTCTGGAGGGGCATACTAATTGGGTTTGGTCTGTCGCTGTTAGCCCAGATGGAGAGACGTTAGCCAGTGCTAGTAGTGACCAGACTATCAAACTTTGGGATCTCAACAGCCAAACTTTGATCAACACCTTAACTGATCATTGTGATGAAGTTTTGTGCGTGGCTTTCAGTCCGGATGGAGAGACGTTAGCCAGTGGTAGCCGTGACACAACAATTAAGATTTGGGGAAGTGTGACGGAACCCACTCACTAG